The following is a genomic window from Pseudochaenichthys georgianus chromosome 9, fPseGeo1.2, whole genome shotgun sequence.
ttccacagaccttatttcgagctattttccaaaatcctatggagaaattccatggcttttttgtcgagggaacccgagcgcagcttacttccgggttttaggacgcgtcactgtacGTATAAACCTCACAGCGGGctgaacttgtcataaagtccgcgaaaataaagcccacccagagccctagagagatttttttcttttgttgtacttcaagttagtagctattaaaggcataacaagacagaaatgtataattctttttttaatagaaatgtttcttctgcgcgtaaagtgtccaaaccgggcttttctggataagcgcatttttaaaacatagtcattgtccatgccggtttcagttggattatttgtcacagttgctccgaccagatcggtctcctccattttgtagattatttacgacttttgaatccacataaacacatcggcaaaatccggcttcggtttatgggatgctacaatgcatgatctgttcggtatttccagccaaacactttacattacatgttacttgttagacgcttttatccaaagcgacttacatactcaatactgtggacaatccccacaggagcaatttggggtgaagtgtcttgcccagggacacaacgacatgctgactgcaatggggtttgaacctgtgctcccttgatccgaacaccaacgcactatccactgcaccacacgcttctccttcagagacatgttttgaatataactgagacctataatatattgattaacAACAGAGGGACCTTTAATGTTAGTCGAGTTTATAAAGCTGCATTTCTCATTAACAATAATTCAAATGGCCACATCACAAGGCAAATTGAAATTCTATGACAGGATATTTAAAACAGACTTTCTAAAGTAGCCGACTACCGGAGGGGGATGTCGAGAAATTAAATGAGTCCCTACAATATTAAGCAAAGACTTGTATCACCCAAGTAAATTGTTACCGATTAAAAATGACAATTTTTATCTCCAAAGAAAAAACAGCCACACTATTCTTTAGGTGCATTTCTAAGAATTTGATATTGCCAGTACAGAATTGATAGAAAATTGAGAGAATATACTGTATTTCACATTTACTAGTCATGTCCCTTATGCAATTAAATACAAACCATTTCTCCTGATGTGTGATTGATAGTGTATAGAAAGAACAACAAGTATTCCTGCTTCACAATGAGTTACAGCTTTATTTCAAACGTGGACCAACATCATCCCATCAATCAAATAACCAGATCACATTACGTTTCCTTTCCAGAGCACAGACTTTGAACAAAACTGTAGCACATCATAGGGTCTATACAAAATGGATTTAAAAAAGTGAAGGAAAGGGGGAAAGGGCATGGCCTCTCAGCTCACCCCTGCCCCCCAAACTGTCTTTTTCCATTGGCCATGCAACCAAAAACTCCCACTCCAGGATAGCACTTAGTTTCGGCAGAGAGAACTGGAGGACAGAAATGAAGGCTGGGGAAAGTTTGATGGTAATAAAAAGACCTCTCGAAAATGTGAAGTTTTCCATTCCATATGAACAGGCCCCAGTACAACTATAGCCACATTCATCATCGTTACAGGTTTCACATGCATTGGTTATGCTGCATGGACGCAGACGTGCTGGAGAGAGGAACATGCCCAGATATCAGGCACTGCCAGTTATATCGATTTAGGAATCGTCATCTCTCAAGCACGCCTGCTTCCACTGCTAATGCAAATTCAGGGTGGTTGGGGAATACTACAGATAAGGAGTCACAATATGCTGGTTTCCATTTCTGCACATTTATGACAAGTCTGTTGTGCTGCCTTGAATGCAGCTGGTTTTGGCTCAGTGACATCTGGTTTGGTGTTTTGATAAAAACCAGGGCCGGAAAGGCACTTCAAAGTGTGGATGTCCCTTCAAATGCGTGGAGTAAATCCCTAAAAAAAATCGACACGTCAGCTGTAAAGCTTTGAGTACTCCGAATGGCCAAAGGGGAATCTGTAAAAGGCAAAGGATAGGAGTCAgtttgttgctgctgcttgaAACAGTTATTCAAGTGAGATGTTCAATGTGTTAGATACTTACAAAGACAGAAAAGGTCTTCCAAGCTGTGTAATGTGGACCTAGCCCTCGATGGAGAGCTCTGGAACAATGTGTCCGTTCAACGTTGGCTCCACTGACATCTCCTGAAAATAAAACGAGACATTAGATCAGGCGAGTGCACAGTGAATCTCCAATATTATATATTTGGTAATTACTGTAGACATTTTTCATGCTTTGCTTCTTACCATTGAGTTGATCTGCACAGACTGCATCTGGCAGGGCATGTCGCAAATTTCAGTTTTGAGTTCTGACAGCACATCCACACAAGTCTGCTCAGGAACGGCTTCCTGGAAAGACAAGGGTGAGGCCGGTTAATAAAAACCAAACAGTCTGACATTCTTTTTATAATATTAGCAATAATGGTGCTGTTTTACATTATAGTCATACAAGTTTGTACAATTTCCAAGCTTTATATTAACTCACAATGATCATCTCCTCTGCGGGGGATGCAGCAGGCTCAGCGGGTGTTACCTCTGGTTCTGAGGGGGTGTCGATAATTTCCACAACTTTCTAAATAAAAGCAAATAGAGAGATGGTCGTTAAAGCAGAGCATACAAGTAGCACATGTGTTGTGCAAAAAACGCTTTTAACAGCAGGTTTGCATTGCTGGGAAGACAGTCTAATTTCAATGTCAAAGAACATTTTAGATGCTCTCACCGCATGGACAGCAGCAGACTCAGCGATGGCGACCTCCACGGCAGCGACAGATTCTGTGACAACAAAGTCATCGACCAGGCACTCAGCAAGGACCTGGATAAACATAAGGGAACAAGGtgagaacatttaaaaatattccACAGGCAAGGTCAAAGAATGTAAATGAGGAGAACTAATAAGCACACATCCCAGGAGAAAATGGCAACTGGCTATGAACtaggtttgttttaaatgtcttgAAAGCAGAGTGCATTAGCATCAATAGAAATGTCCCAATACTGACATAAACCACATTTGTATTTCAGGGGGTTTTAAAGGTAGAATGCAGCAAATCCTAAATGATCACATGACCTTGAACCTTGACATGCAGTTcccaattgtttaaaagttcagGGTTTACCTCCTTGACTTCAGTTACAGGGGCTTCAGCCTCTTCTACTGGAGCCTCAGGGACGATTTCTGGCTCCTGGTGAAACAACAGATACTGCCATGTCAATATTCAGAACACCATAAGCATGTGTGGCCCAGATAAAATTGCTACTTTTGGAAATATTGCCAAAAGAAAACATTGATTAGGTCCAAAGGGAGAACACTCACCACTGGGATTTCCTCAGATGGGGCAGCAACATCCTGAAAGATAACAGGACACAGCAAATCAGTCTTTGCTGTTAAGTTGCATTATAAAAGTAAAAGGAACATGCCAGCAAACAAAGTTAGATGAAGTTCTACTTAATCAAGGTTTAGTATTTATGAAAGGAAAGTCTAGTGAAATAATGAAAATGATTGGATCTTCCACAAGAAGCACAACTGTTCAAACCACATGCAACATACAATCACAAATACAAACTACATAAAATTAAAGGACATTGTTTTTTGTTCTTGGAAGGGAAATAAGAAAAAGTTCAAGAAAAGGGAAAAAATATCGTTTTTTAATCGAACTGGCACCTCTGTGATAGCAACAGACTCGGCAGAGACTTCAGGTGATTCTTCAGCCAACACTTCGATTTCAGCTTCATCCTCCTGTTCTGGTACCTCTGCGGCAACCTTTTCAACCACTGCTTCTGCGACAACCTCCACCACAGTTTCCGCAACGGCCTCCTCTACAGCGGGTTCAGCAGCAACCGGCTCACTGACAAGTTCTACCAATGGTTCTTCAGAAGCTTCAGTAATGGCGACCGCTTCTTCCTCTGCCTTCACTTCAGTCACTGTCTCACAGACATCAAGTGTCTGGACATGCAAAGTCAACACGGCACACATTATGAAACACCATGCAACATGCACACAGATTAACTAATGGTAACACTTAGTTCATATGAGTCACTGACAATCTATCGGGGCAATGATATGTGATGGAATGAACAAGACTACGGAGTTGGTAATGATGTAACTATAGTGACAAGACTTGCTGTCAAAGTGCTTACCAGTTCAGTTGCTGTGGTTACAGTTGTAGCCTCCTCTGTCAGAATctggagaacaataaataaaaacactttaataAGACAAGGGCCGGTTATCTGCTAAACAGACTTGATAGAAAATATTTCACAATTATCTTCACtacaaactaaaataaaacTGTTTGAGCAACCTGCCCACCAATTGCAGCACAATAAATGCCCATTACCTACATCAAAAGTAGTATGAGGTGTTGAGGATAAAATAAAAGTGTAATCCTTTCTTTCTGAACAAAAAAAGTACAAGAGAATGTGACCTGAGGCAAGTGTGGGGGCCTTTTGTAAGTTGTGAAGTTAGAAATACTGTGTTACTGTGgtgtaacaacaacaacaaaacttgGATTAAGGCAGGTGCCCTTTCTGAACGGCATTATGCTTTTTATAGGGTCTGCATGCCTAACCTGATTGACCCATTAGTTTTACCTTATAACATGACTCAATGTGGCATTTTCAGATGTCGTAAAAAACACCAACTCATCAAAAACTAAAGCAGGTCTTACTTGAAATTAGTCATGTTGAGCTATGATCAACATACTCGTTCACACCGGCAAATACCAACATTTTGCAAATGCAAATTTGTTCTTACCTCGGTCTCAACAGGGGCTGCTACTGGAGCCTCAGCTGGGTGTACAACCTACGAAAGAAAAAGGAGAATGTTTACTTACAAGTCAGCTACACCATCATAAAGATATGCATTGTTATCCAATGAAAACATGTTGAGGGGCAGAagtgtaaataaatacaaaataaaatcacatCAACCAGAATTAAGAggtaattaaatacatttgccTGTTAAACTGCTTCCATTACTCCTTTTCCCCCCACAACAGTTAAGGGCACACTGAGAGAGGCATACGAGTTCTAAAAATGTGCCTCAAGCAAAAGGATTCACAAAACTGTTTGTAAGCCAAACTGTAGCTGTATTCGCCGCGAGGATTAACAGTAAACCCAATGACATTCTTAGAAGGTTCACAGTTTACAAAAAGTTGTACAGTTTACTGAAATAAGATACAATGCGCactttaacaaataaaatgctGTGTGTTGGCTGTATGTCAGGAGAGGAACACTAAACATAGGTTTTAAAAATTACATAATGGTGAGCTAGTAAACCCATTTGCCAACCCCTTTTTGTAACCCAGCCCAGATTCATAAAATGTAAGTCTTCAAACTTAAAAAAGGGCATTTCAAGCATATGCTCTGATTTGGTCATGGAGCAAGACATTGGATCTGTATCACAAAAAAGCAGCAATGCTCTGTAGTCTGCACCACGTTTTAACATTCTTGCATTAAAATGTAATCGATTGTATTAGCATTACTCAATTAAATATGTTCTAGATACATATGCCACATGCCAAGTCATTTTACTTTGCAGGGGCAACCCGACACATTTACAGAAAACAGTTGACAGTAACCTAAATGGCCACTGGTGGCCCCCACTGTGTAGCCAATAGGGAGAGCTATAGTGGCAGTAAAAGTGAGCagcacataaataatgtaaaACTTCGTAGTCAACAGTAAATTATTTAAAAGTCTTGTATCAGCCACTCTACAATGTGGGGCAAGTCTGGTGCATGCAGTCTGGTGCTAGGCAAAATAAGACCAATCATGCAAATGCATCTAAAGTTTATGCTACAGTGCAAACGGAGTGAAAAGTCACAGGAGACTTAAAATGCTTGTGGTTACGGTGAGTTAGTTAACCATCTCCACCTCTTTGCATTGTGCTACTGAAAGGTGATTAATCCTGTTTGCCAAGATTTACACAACCTACTGAACAAAAGCCAAGTGGACAGAAATGCATGTATGGTTTAGGGTAAATATATACTCCAGCTAAAGCCTCTGAGGGATGGTATAGGGGAGAGAAAGGAGGAGGGAAGGGCAAGAGGGAGGGGGGTGGACTATAGGCCTTCCTTTGCTTAACAGGAAAACAGGCGTACACCCCCTCCAGACTGTCCAAGCACAAGAACACTTTGTACAAACTGGTCTGAACGCAGATCCTGCCTCACCAGTCCTACTGAAAAGCAATTCCAGCCAACAACAAAGCTTATCTAGAAACTGACCATTTTTATACGGATGGTAAACTTTATCTGGAATGCAATGAGCTAAATGCAATAAGAAAACCGTTTGGCCTTTTCAGGAATCAAGAGTTTAGGGAAACAATTTTACAAAGCTCAACATAAAGCaagcacaatttaaaataaaaacagggaCGCATTTGGATTTCTGCATTAAACGAAGACCTATCGAGCCCCCAAAAACACTCCTAAAAAGTTGCCAGGTAATGTGGGCCAGGCCCAATGTGTGCTGTGTAAGGAAAGAGGGTGGACACTAGGTGGAGGGGGGACAGCGGCCCATGTGCGTTGCCACAAGGGGATATTTTTTCCAACCAAGTCTGAGAACACCACAAACATCACGTCACCAACCTTTATAAATATGCTCATCGTTTTAAAGCATGCCCCTTATAGGATGTTATGAGCAAATGTACCCCAAATCACCATCATCGACGTTTGTTACATAAATCTTATAACAATAAATAAAGTTGACAGCCGTCTTGCAAGACTACACACATCTCAACAGGTATCGCTCGCCGCTCGCCCCCCACCCCCGACAAAAACCCAATGataagagggggacacatggcAGAACAAGCACATGTGCTAAGAAGATAAGCTAGTAAATGCCCATCGGCCCCATAGGGGTTGGCCGAAGACAGGAGTGAAAGGGGGAGGCCAGAGTAGGGTGaaaggagagacagagaaacAAGTGGTGGGAGGGAAGAAGAGTGATGAGGGAGAATGAATATACAAGGGAGGGAAATGGGTGAGTGActgaaggggggaggggtcgagGTCTGCAGGAGCACCGAGGGAGAGCAAACGGGTACAAAATGTTCAGTCTCAACATGAGCCGCACCCGCTGCCTCAGGACACGGAAAATTGTATACAATGTAACACTAAGCAGGACTTTATATTGGGTGGGGGGGACTCacctgagtctctgtggtgacAACCAGAAGTGGTGGAGACTCCTCTCTCTTGTCCCAAAGCCAGCTGAATACAAGCCCCATTTTTGCCTGCTCTGATTCTATTGTCTATTGACCCAAGTGGAGTGCAACTCTAGTCGAACAGTGTCAGAGTAACCACTCGTGTCAAGATTATTGATTAAAGTTCATAAAACACTATACACCATATAAAGGACTACTGTATGAGTTGCATTTAAAGCCAGCACTGAATAAATGCCAACTTTGCCAAAGTGCAATAGAGCCTGTACGTGTATATGTGAGCGTCTAAATTGTATCTGGCACATCTACAGGCAGTGAAGGAGCAGAGAAGCAGCAAGGCAAGAGGGGAGCTAAGGAGTGATGGATGATGTGGtgggagggagagaaggagggaTGTAGGAACAAAGAAGGAGGAGGTGGGCCAAACAGCTATACAATGACGGGGAGCAAGAAACATCCATTGGTCCTGTATAGCTCAGAGGGTAGGGCATAACACGCAAGCTTGAGTGACATTCTATAGCAAAGTAAACGCTGTACTATGTAAAGGTACGATATGGCCCAAGAGAACAGTGCAGCCTTTATTCTATAGCAAAGTAAACACTGTACCCTaggtaaactaactaatttCTAGCAAAAGGCTACGTCACTGACGTACACCTCCTGTCTAACTGGTCGTTCAAGCCAACACATGTCAGCACATGCATCTGCTCCATATGTGGACATGGCTCAGTTACCAAGAGAAAAGTGCACAAATTCTGTGCGTGTGTGCCTACATGCGCAACTGTGTGTGGGTAGACACATGCATGTGCAGTATGGCGCCTGTGTGTGCCACGACACATAGCCTGCAGTGTACTGGCTGAAACAGAACATTATGTTCCCAAAATGTGCACATGTTAGTCATGTGAAGAAACAAAGGTAATGTGTTGAAATTGCAACGCAAACATTAATGTAAAGAGTTGGagggtaaaaaaaataaatgttgggaAACATGTTTAGTTATAAGCTACAACTGTGCAAGCTAGCCAAACAGCAATTATTTGAATACAGTAGAAAGCAAGCTTCAGTTCTTCTACCAACTTTTACTTTAAAACTCAACCAACTCTCTTGATCGCCTATATTCAAAAAAAGCCATCTCGTTGATTCCAGCAAATTAACATTTCAAACACTTCTCGCAGCAAAATTAAATAATCCAATATTTTAGAGAACAAACTCCATTAAAGTCCTCCCAGCCTATTCAAAAAGCAATTGCATTTTAATCAAAGCCATGTGCTTCATGACACAGGCATGTTTTAATGTAGGAGATACTGTATAATGACTGCTGAAATGGCTCTGCCCACTCTCCAGTGATGTAGCCTACAATCCCTCCCATACTTCCCACCTCTTTGCTAAATGGAACATGTTGTTCCCTTTGCctctaaaccccccccccccccccaccagccCCACCCCCTTCTCCTATAAGAGCTACAGCATATACACCGTTTAACGGTCTTCCACAAAACCAAAATAGCAGACTTTAAGATCCACAATGTGTGGAAATTACGTGAAGACCATGCGACATTCAGAGTTTGTAGCCATGTATACATTGGTTGGACAAAGTACATTTCTAGAGAAGCACATGGATTTCATCACAACATAAGTGTCAGAAGTTACTATGGTTACAGCTTGCTGGCGGTTTTTGTTGATAGCCAAAAAGTATGGCACTACACAGAAAGCCTATCAAAAGATAACCAAGGCTGCCATTAAAATGTACAGGATGTATTATAAGGCCTTTGAAGAGTCGCCACATCTCTACTTAATCTATTACCATATTACAAGTGCCTCAGGTACTCATTTGTCAACTATGGAGGATTAACCACTATAAAAATCCACTGGTACACCCCTTATCAAATGATACAGTCAAGTGTCTGCATATGAACCAAAGCAGTTATTACCTCTGTTATTGCTTCTGTTTCAGGAATGATAGGTTCAGCTTCTTGTTCTATCGCAGCCTCAACTTCAGCAGGTTGCTCTGCTGGGGTCTCAACAACTGGAGCTTCTTCAACGACCGGGGCAGGGGCTTCAACCTCAAATTCTGCTGGAGCTTCTTCCACCACAGGCTCTGGTTCTGGCACGGCCTCAGGCTCAGCTACATCAATGGGCTCTGGCTCAGGCTCCACCACTGCAACGGGCTCTGGTTCAGGCTCCACCACTGCAACGGGCTCTGGTTCAGGCTCCACCACTGCAACGGGCTCTGGTTCAGGCTCCACCACTGCAACAGGCTCTGGTTCAGGCTCTTTCACAACTGGTTCTACTATGGGGACTTCCACAATAGGGACTGCAATTGGAACAACCTTTGGGATCTTCACTGGAGCTCTAGCCAGTTCTCTAACTGGTGCTTTAGCCCCCTTCTTTGGGACGGCTGTAGGGGGAGCACCAACTGCAATCCCAGGAGTCCCTTTGGCTGGTGGGTTGGCCGCATGCTGCTCTTCAAGGATTATCCTCTGGGCCTGCTGTAAGAGGGAAAGCACAAAAATGTGGGATTAATGATTGTTGTCTTTTCAATACAGTGGAAACCACCATATAATTGTCATACATTAAAGTAGCATTTTACAAGGTAGTTAATATAAATAAAGTACTTCAAGGTAACGTAATTCAATTACGCAATATCTATCTCAAACAACTCAAGTTTAAATTCTTAcatcttctttaaaaaaaaaaaaaaggtgaatTGAGGCAAATGGGATGGAATTCTTTGAGGCTCTTGCTGCATTTAAATACTGTTGTTGTCGTTTTGCAAAGCATTTCAGCACATTTTGGACTGCAGGAATACCAGGAATCCAACATGTTTTTTCAGCTTGGGACAAAACCCCCCCCAGGGTTTAAAGAAGATTTTAGGAGCCCAACCACTAGAGGGAGGGGCTGGATTTCAGGGAGAGGGACCATCAAAGCTACTTGGATAATGGGAGTTCATTAGTTGAATCAAAGCCATCCTGACAGGTCTGGTGAAGCGGGAACAGAAACAGTGAGAGTCAGCAGCACTGATGTGTGCCCCGCACGCCAGACAGTGGGCCTAATCACTTCATAATAAGGTTATAATCAGGTTACAATCACTCCCTGAAAAGGCTTTTGTTAGATAGACAGCCAGCCAGTCAGTTCATACGTCTATACCCGTCAAGCTATGCACCATCAAAACAACCCCTCTCTTACCTCCAACAAATGGCTGGCAACATTTTCACTACTACATCACCACATTACGTTATTGAAAATGCTTAGGAATGTGTGAGACAAATGTAGCTTTACATCTTCAAGCAACACTTTTTAGCTTTCAAGAGGGAATTGCTTATAACATCCAGCTGTAATGGGCTTTAGGGGCCCGTTGTTATCCTAGTGTCACTCGGAGAACTAGAGATTGTGCAGGCGCTGGCAAAACAAATGCAAGACATTCCTCCAGTCAACACACTACCAAATACAGTTGTGTGGGGCCTAGAGTCAGCAAGAGAGTTTGAGGGGGAGGCGCTGAGAAACTCCATACCTACAACCCTTTAGTGGTGAAGCAAGTTATGATTTTAAAGTTGTAAATTAGGTTAAAGAGCACAGGTTAAAACAATTAATCATTGTGATTGGGAAAAAGATGACAGTGTTCAGTGACTGAGTAACCTTTGCCCTCTGAGAATTGTAAGCATCTGTTACTTTCTTGCTAGTTATCCAACACTCCCACAGACCCCTTTGCCACACCCACTCCTCTTTGGGCACTGAATGTTCAGAAGTAAAATGTCTGGCAGTTACGAAAGAGTGGGGAGGGGGTTAGGAGTCCGATTTTTAAATAAGCATACTATTGGCCAACTGCTTCGTAATAATGCATTGTGATGATGATTCATACATTATGCATAGTTTGATGTACGAAGACAGTGAGTGATGCATGTACCTGTTTGTGcattagggggggggggggggggggggggctactttatgctttgctggcggatagaaacaaatatatttttctatATTTGTAATAATGTGGGCTTATACAGCTTTGATAACCATAAAGGTGTAAAGATGGGAAATATAAATCCCAGCACTTTATAAATTGTGTCCATAGAGCGCGCTGATACCGCACGTGGCGCTCGGGAATCCACATGAACCATTTTCTTTGACTCTTGCACAAATGCCAGATGTAATTAATCTAACTAAAAATCAATTACGTTTTGAAAGTATTACATTTGAGTGCATTTGTGGAAAAGTTTTCGATCTAAGCGGAATTGAACGCACTAAGCCTAATTGGAGTTActcaagaaaaaaacaaaataaagtcaaaaagaaaaacatagtGTCCATTTTTGTCACTTAAATTGAGATTTTGATTTGTTTCAAATCATAAGGCTCATTTAAAAGGTTTTGCATTGGTAGTGGACACGTGCATTTTTTCTTCACTTTTTTAAATCAGGTTTTGCATTTTAGGGTAAAGACGCACATCGTTTCACCCATCACTCCAATCACACACTGAACACAAGTACAGTGATTGCAGCAGCAGTGCACGTGCGCGCGTCAAATATGTTTTCACGTAGAGAAGGGCCACACTAATAGAAGttctaaataaacaaaatgtaatTGGTCGTGATGAGAACAACATTGATGTGGAAATAAAGGTCGTCTAGCATCACTTACTGTCCGCCTCATGCGACGCTTATTCTTCTTCCTCTTGCTGGGCATTTTGGCGATGAGTGGTGATGGAAACAAGAAAGACCGGAGAAATAAAACAGGAGCAGAGAGATCCAAGGAACAAAGCGGGTCTTTATAGAGCCCCCGTCTATCGGGTACCTTTGCATGTAACCTATGGGATAACTGGGATGAAAGATCGGGGGCGTGTAGAGACACACCCCCCACCTAAAACACACGCACGTGCACGGCTGCTCAGAGATGATTGAATCAGAGTGGAGCTAGGCTGGCTGGATGTTATGAAACCACTCCATCAGCGCGAGGGACAGAAGGAGCAAGAGAGTGGTCCGTGCAGTTTTCTGAGTGCCACACCCCCTTCTCTTTATCGGTTTCTTACTCGAGCACATGGCAACAGCCCCACATGCTCCAAAATGTCTGTTACCCTCCTTTCTCTACTTTTAGAGTCAGTTTGGTAACATACAAACCATAAACCCAGCCAGCAGCCAATTGCAATTGCCTTTTTAAGATAAACCAAAccaaatgaaaaaaaaactgcCACTCTTCCATCCTTCAACTTTCCTGAATTCATTAAAATCATGAAGCTAGAGAATAGTTTTCATTGTATGTCTCCCCCAGGGGAAAAGGAGAAAGAGAGCCTGTACATGTGtcaacgccccccccccccctccctgccaGCCTGCACTGCATGAGTTGTGAGCACACATTGTGTCGAACTCTTGGGTAAGCCATATGCATAATCAGAAGAACACATATGCTTTGTTGTGTCATGTGTTCTTTTATACATGTAGGAAACACAAATGACAATAACATGCTTCTGAACTTCATTTTGCTTGTTCAGTTGAGTGAAAGGTGTGTTTTTTGGCAGGTTTTATTGTAAATGCTTTTGTACACAAATTGAGTTTGAGTTGAGTTCGCTTGAAGGCCTGCAACGTGATTTACTGTATGAGTGCAGATGGATTACATATCCACATAGAGTGCTTCTACATGTCACCAACACTTCCATGTTGAGCTGCTGAACTTTCCATTATAGTCACGGTAGCTCCCGAAAACTTTAGTTGAGCATACAGCTGCTGCAGGAACTGTATCAGTGTGACATTTGACCTGCTGTAGTTACTGTcaattagggctgtgcaattaatcgtatttaatcgcgattacgattatggcttgcgacgattatgaaaacagcataattgacaaaatacgattattttgctgggtgcgctttcgcccctccctaaaagcccactcggccacgtgggagtgacatgtgttgtgagtgttcagcgcgagcgaagatgtcagaacaagagcagcaactcgttaaaaagaagggtaaaactatgtCCACTaattgccattacatttcacatcgctaaagatatgtgcccagttagcactgttagcaaccagggctttaagcaacttgtcaacacgttggacaagcgttacgcgatgccgtctctgtattatttcagcaggtctgcgctgcctgcactatatgacaaatgccgtggggaagttgagagagatgtggcttcagctgactactttgctaccacaacagacctataccacaacagacctatggtctaggctagaccataggtctgttgtggtagcaaagtagtagtctagcccaggggtgcccaaccagtcgatcgcgagatgtgtctaaaaatagaacaacaatattctgttttatcgttaatgtcctgtaacataatcttcctgtgccagaataatgcacttgaacgca
Proteins encoded in this region:
- the LOC117452493 gene encoding magnetosome-associated protein MamJ-like isoform X1, whose amino-acid sequence is MPSKRKKNKRRMRRTQAQRIILEEQHAANPPAKGTPGIAVGAPPTAVPKKGAKAPVRELARAPVKIPKVVPIAVPIVEVPIVEPVVKEPEPEPVAVVEPEPEPVAVVEPEPEPVAVVEPEPEPVAVVEPEPEPIDVAEPEAVPEPEPVVEEAPAEFEVEAPAPVVEEAPVVETPAEQPAEVEAAIEQEAEPIIPETEAITEVVHPAEAPVAAPVETEILTEEATTVTTATELDVAAPSEEIPVEPEIVPEAPVEEAEAPVTEVKEVLAECLVDDFVVTESVAAVEVAIAESAAVHAKVVEIIDTPSEPEVTPAEPAASPAEEMIIEAVPEQTCVDVLSELKTEICDMPCQMQSVQINSMEMSVEPTLNGHIVPELSIEG
- the LOC117452493 gene encoding calphotin-like isoform X2, producing the protein MPSKRKKNKRRMRRTQAQRIILEEQHAANPPAKGTPGIAVGAPPTAVPKKGAKAPVRELARAPVKIPKVVPIAVPIVEVPIVEPVVKEPEPEPVAVVEPEPEPVAVVEPEPEPVAVVEPEPEPVAVVEPEPEPIDVAEPEAVPEPEPVVEEAPAEFEVEAPAPVVEEAPVVETPAEQPAEVEAAIEQEAEPIIPETEAITEVVHPAEAPVAAPVETEILTEEATTVTTATELTLDVCETVTEVKAEEEAVAITEASEEPLVELVSEPVAAEPAVEEAVAETVVEVVAEAVVEKVAAEVPEQEDEAEIEVLAEESPEVSAESVAITEDVAAPSEEIPVEPEIVPEAPVEEAEAPVTEVKEVLAECLVDDFVVTESVAAVEVAIAESAAVHAKVVEIIDTPSEPEVTPAEPAASPAEEMIIEAVPEQTCVDVLSELKTEICDMPCQMQSVQINSMEMSVEPTLNGHIVPELSIEG